A genomic segment from Thermostichus lividus PCC 6715 encodes:
- a CDS encoding PH domain-containing protein — protein sequence MPGITEEVFYEGGPHWGDLAINLLLGLTVICLPLTAGAVVRALWLRYRITNRRITVIGGWMGRDRSDVIYSEITKVVTVPRGWGAYGDMVVTLKDGSRLEMRAIPRFREIYDFISTKLNPAAKQVSGAIGS from the coding sequence ATGCCGGGGATTACAGAAGAGGTATTTTACGAAGGTGGCCCCCACTGGGGGGATTTAGCAATTAACCTGTTACTGGGGTTAACAGTGATTTGTTTACCCCTCACCGCCGGGGCAGTGGTTCGTGCCCTCTGGCTCCGGTATCGCATTACCAACCGGCGAATTACCGTCATTGGTGGCTGGATGGGGCGCGATCGCTCCGATGTTATCTACAGTGAAATCACAAAAGTAGTCACCGTGCCACGGGGTTGGGGTGCCTATGGAGACATGGTGGTCACCCTCAAAGACGGCAGCCGCCTTGAAATGCGTGCCATTCCACGTTTTCGGGAAATTTACGACTTCATTTCCACCAAGCTGAATCCCGCTGCCAAACAGGTGAGTGGCGCGATTGGTTCTTAG